One Cryptomeria japonica chromosome 9, Sugi_1.0, whole genome shotgun sequence genomic window carries:
- the LOC131060992 gene encoding putative 4-hydroxy-4-methyl-2-oxoglutarate aldolase 3, which produces MATTDLCDAFEDQVRDGRVRILPPMFQIYGSRTTFSGSIATVKVFEDNVEVRKMVEEAGDGRVLVVDGGASLRCALFGGRLAQLAHINGWSGVVLNACVRDVHEINCCDIGVRALGAHPLRSSKKGHGEINVPLIISGTRIVPGEWCYADFDGVVISATRLSI; this is translated from the coding sequence ATGGCCACAACAGATTTGTGCGACGCTTTTGAAGATCAGGTGAGAGATGGACGGGTGAGGATTCTCCCTCCAATGTTCCAAATTTATGGAAGCAGAACAACATTTAGCGGCAGTATAGCGACTGTGAAGGTGTTCGAGGACAATGTGGAGGTGAGGAAAATGGTGGAGGAGGCAGGGGATGGCAGAGTGCTGGTTGTGGATGGCGGCGCCAGTCTTCGCTGCGCTCTGTTTGGCGGCCGCCTTGCTCAACTGGCTCATATCAACGGCTGGAGTGGAGTCGTACTTAATGCCTGCGTCCGTGATGTCCATGAAATTAACTGCTGTGATATTGGAGTTAGGGCTTTGGGAGCGCACCCTCTGAGATCGAGTAAAAAGGGGCATGGAGAAATCAATGTGCCGCTCATTATTTCCGGCACTAGAATTGTTCCTGGAGAATGGTGTTATGCTGATTTTGATGGGGTTGTTATCTCTGCTACTCGCCTTTCCATCTGA